ctatagttAACAAAACCCTCCAACTAAAAAGGATGGCACACATGTTATAACTACAAATTATAGCTTAAAAATTATTAGAATATTGAATAAAAATTGAGACTTTGGGTGCGACAATGACTTAAAACAATAGTAGGTACTTTTATCCTTTCATGGAAGTTAAGATTTAATATCTTATCTCCATgattgttgtactaaaaaatgACGTGACAATGACttataacaaaaattaaaaacatgaaTACATCACATGTCCTGATtttcatctaaaattgaaataCTTTATACTTTTAATACAGTTCTGAAACATCTGTGAATGGTCATGAACTATAGTAAGAACataggtgttttttttttttttttaaataaaaggtAAAATTAGGTTGCTTTTGCAATTTGTTAAAAGAATAACGAGTATAAAACTAAAACTAcgttttaatattttaacttttagGGCGGGAGCTATTATAATATagctaaaattatttttctgactttcaaaattatttttagacattaatgtaaatttttaataacaattctTGCATTAACAAACTAAAAAACTAATAAGAGActcttaattttataaaatacaaattttatctcataaaataataaacttttgataaattaatttttacaatgctaaaagtataaaaactaaatggttagaaataatttgaatatttaatccGTGAGGAGGTTGATCTAAATTTTGTTTCGAGCTTTAAATAAGGTTGAATTTGAACCGGTCCAAATCGAGTCATTGGGCCGAAGCATCGTTTTAATGGGGCTCGTCTCTCTTCCAACATCTCATCACCGTAGCGAAGCACCGGGCAGCTTCTCCCtccttctctctctcctctTCACTTCGAGCCTGAATCCGAGCTCCATTCTTAGGCCCTAAaattcatctctctctctctccgaACATGCTAGCTCGCCTGGCTGCCAATCGTCTTGCCGGAATCCGGCAAAGTGTCCGTCAGGTTTTGATCTCACTCTCTATTTTCACTCTCTTTCATCCTCCAATTCCTTTCTCTAATTTCAGTTTTCGTCTCCTACAGACTTCGCGATGCTTCTCAACTGCCTTCAACTATGTGAGTCCATGGGTGTTTTCCATCTAACTTTGTAATCTCTCAATTGAATGAAAggcttaactttttttttttttttttttgttgagcTCATGAATTTGAGTTTTTGACGTGTTGCAGCATGTTGATTCGCCGGATAACAATCCCGATCTTCCTTGGGAATTCTCTGAGACGAACAAAAAAAAGGTAGGTGTTTTTAATTACTCTAGAAATTTTAGGATTTCTGGTGTTTTTAGTCTGAGACGAGAATGTTTTAACCTTTATTGATTTGGGAATTTGGGAAATCTGGGTGCCTTTCAGATCGATATTCTTCTGCATTTGGCTTGTCTTAtgacaatttatttttcaaaacaaatgaTTGTTCTGTTAATTTGACCCAACACCTGGAAAGCTAACTTGCTACAATTTGTTGCTTATAGATAGCCATGTCTGGCTTCCAACCTATCAAATTATGGGACAACAACTCATCTAAATAAAAGAGGAAATGAGTACTGTAAGGGTTAGACCAATGTAAACGACTAGAATGATGCAATGGATACCACCGCGCATCTTTCTGTTTTTATGATTGTTAGAGCGTAGCTTTTGGGAATTAACCAAAATAATACCCAATATACATGATTCCCGCAACATAATTGATAGATAGTCTCGAAGAAGCCTTTTTCCCCCACTTGTACATGAAATCGCAATATCTTAGTCTATCATTGTAAGTTGATTTGGTAACTACATTGTATGCATCACATTTTGTGCTTTTAGAAACTTTATTATCACAGATATGTGATGAGGATTTAAGATGCTCTTTGTCATTTTGTAGTGGGTGGAAgcttaattatcttttttttttacgtagATTGTCTGGTGGGCTTAATATCAGTATGATATTCCCGTACTTGGTTTTACAATCATTCATACTTATGTTTgcctaatatttattattattattttaaaaaactggTTTAATATTGTTGTAGCAAATAGGGATATATGTTTGCTTCTTGTAATTTCATCTTGTCGACATCAATCAAatatttcttataaaaaaagGGTTTAGTTGATCTTATTTGTGTGCAGATTGCAGAGATATTATCCCACTACCCCTCCAATTATAAACAATCTGCTGTCATTCCTTTGTTAGATCTTGCACAACAGCAACATGGTGGATGGCTTCCTGTTTCTGCAATGAACGCAGTATGTTGGCATATGCTTTGAAGTTGCTCTTTAGTTTGATATCGTGTCAGTAATTTGAAGTATTCCAAAAATGTATGAAAGAACTTTAGTATGCAATAGTCAAACTATGATAAGAATATTTATACCATACACTGGATTTGACTCCTCATAGTTGATTTGCTAAAGCCTTTGcctctctttcattcttttgtgtgctttattcatttattattttcttcagGGTTGGGTAGATTTGGCTTGCTTAATGTACTCCAAAAATAGTCGTGTTGTGCATAACATCCTAACAAAAATCCATGAGCTTCGTTTATTTGAACTACTTCTTCCAATTTCAGTAATCTAAAAAAACATTTGGTCTTGGATTATGCACAACCATGACTCTAAAATGATCGTCTTAACTACAATAAGTCAATATCCTAAAACAATAGCACCCTTCAGAACAAAACAAGTGCATAGAGAAACTGGGAGCATCTTCTAAAGAAAATCAGctaaataactaaaataagGTGATTTCTTACAAAGGAGATTCATGGCCTCCAAATTCTTAAATAACATGCTTGCTGCTTCTTCAATATTTAATTTGTCTAGCATAgctatttaaattaatttttcgTTCCTTTATTTAAGAGACTCATAGTAAAACAAAACGCCTTTAATTATATTAGTCCTTAATCACAAAAGTATGCACTTTCTAGATTGTCattgattgattgatttttgttattattatttaaatgacTATGAGTTGAGCATAGCTCTGTACCATAGGTTGATTGGGAGTTGATTGTATCAGTAGAACAATTATGTAAGGCTGTGAACATGACGGATGTTATGCCAATATATTTCATTATAAAGGTACCTTTATGATTGACTCAGGTAGCTAAAGTTGTGGAGGTTGCTCCCATCCGTGTATATGAAGTTGCGACATTTTATTCAATGTTCAATCGAGCTAAGGTGAGAGAGAATAAATTAAGTCTATATTGTTTCTTGATTTACATTTGGATTTTTGGTGATCTGTTTAAAAATGATGTGCCTACCAGCTAACCTGCTGAacttcattaatttattttcagGTGGGCAAGTACCACTTGTTAGTTTGTGGCACTACTCCATGCATGATTCGTGGCTCTCGGGAAATAGAAGATGCTTTGCTAAAACACTTGGGAGTGAAGCGCAATGGTGAGTGTTATGTAGCAGTTTGCTCATGAAACGTTGGGCATGGGAGAATTCataattataaattattgtAAGCGATTGGAAGTCTGAAGTTAAACTTAACTTATTACTATTTAGGTACTCCATATATGTTAAAAGTATTTGACCTCATATGAACAACAATCTAAATTTCTACAAGATAACTTTTATAACAAtaatcataattatattattgatGCAAATttatgtactttttttattattattattttacaattTATTCATTAGAACTTTGGAGATATATAGATCTGAAGATAAGTCCATAATGTTTGTGATGTGCAGAAGTAACAAAGGATGGTCTGTTCTCTGTTGGAGAAATGGAATGCATGGtgagatttcttttctttctctcattctATTTCCTTGGCATCTACCCTGACCTTCTTATACAACATTTTTTCAATGAATACCAAATTTtcatgaagaaaaagaagagaaagataACAGTGGCATAGAATTCCCTCAAACAGAGGAAATACAGGAAGGGCCTGCAGAGAATGCTGTGGCCCAATCAAGTCTGGCACTTGTTCTCTCTCGACACTTGGTCCAAAGTGTAAAATCAGTGTTTTTAAGGCTCAAAGTGTTAATGCTTCAAGGtgtatctttttaaaaattgtgtACCTACTTACCAGCTAACCTGCTGAACTTCATGACGAAAACGTCAATGTCATTTACTCAAAAGGGCCTTGAAATGGGTTCTCAAGTTGCCTATATTAACCCAAGGACCTTCACCACCAGCCCCATTTTACTAAGTGCCTGAGTGCCATTTTAAGTGCAACTCTTTTCCCGCCTCGATTTCTCAACAAAGGATACCACCACAAGTTTCTTCAAGGTTTGGAATCCCACTCAAAATAGATTAAATGAGATTGAGTCTGTCATCCCTTGAGAAAAAAGCTTTTCTTACTAGATGAGAACCTCTTACGAAACTTACTCACAATGggattccaaaacagaagacTTCTAGGATTTTGACTAGGTGAAACTTCATACATACAAATACATATGTTAGGATGAGCAGTGATGGACCAGTTAATTACTACTTTATTTGTATTTTAGTTTCTGTTTATCTTTTGGCTGTTCTTTATATGGTATTTATGTTTGGCCATTATGTTAGTGGGCCATAGTTTATAGCGAGTTGGAGCGTGAGAGGAGGTAGACGTTACTTGTGTTGAACTCAATTCTTGGGAGAGCTTGGTCTCTTGAATTGGCTGGTCAAATTGAAATTGATAATTTGGCTCCAGTGCATTTTCATTGAAGTGGAACTTGTCTTTTTAAGGAGATACTAGCATGGTTAAATAGTAGTTTCTTATGCCAAAATGAGCATAATTTAACTGGTAGTACAACCTTGAAATCGGTGGTTCGATTCCCTCACCCCATGGATTAATTCAATGCTTTCGAAGAAAATAAAAGCAGTTTCTCATTCCTGGCCTTTGCTCTTCAGCAATTTTATGGATATAGTTTCCTCCACACGTTTATTACTCATTTGGATGAAGAACAAGATGTTGGTTGCCTGAACAGCTTACAAATTTATTTGTCATTGTCCTCATGTTATGTTTACTTCAAATTCTTCACTAATATTGATCAAATTGTTAACCATCATGAGTTGGTTGTCCTCGGTCTGTGTCGAAGTAGCTTGGCATtcacagaagaaaaaaaaatgctgGTCAAATTGTTTAGATAAAGCCCCacgattttttctttttctttcttgctacctctctttcatcttctcttttggCATGCCTGATGAGACTCGTTGAGTTACCTTCGTAAGTTATAATCTGATATCTGCTTATCTTCTGTAGGGATGTTGTGTTAACGCTCCAATGATCACAGTTGCCGATTACTCTAATGGATCTGAAGGATACACATACAATTACTATGTGAGTGCGCATAACATTTTCATTCAACCAAGCCATATAAACTCTCTGTGCTTGAATCACAATTATTTGCGTATATTGTATCATTTTCAGGAAGATGTCACTCCTAAAAGAGTCGTCGAGATAGTAGAGATGTTGAGAAGAGGGGAGAAACCGCCGGTAAGGAAACTAACTCGCTTGCTGATGTCAAGTTCCCCAGATTTCTTCTCTGTAATTTTCTTCACAATGCTGGcttatgattaaaaaaaaaatgtaacatcTATGTCCTATTTCAGCATGGCACACAAAACCCAGGACGCATTCGGTGCGGACCAGAAGGAGGAAATACAACCTTGCTAAGCGAACCGAAACCGCCTCCATGCCGGGACCTTGATGCTTGCTGAAAAGCCTCCCATTTACTTCCTCCAATAATGCCAAATCTGGTggattattatttattttgtcaaAGTTTCATCCACCCCCCAAAAAAAATGTTTCTATTTTACTTCCGGAATGGATTCTGGTGGATTTTTCAATAACACACAATGCCTACTTGTTCTGTTGTCTAAGCTATGCATGCTTTTGTTTTTTTGACTTTTGTATAAGCTACGGACGACTTCAGCAATGGCCTCAATATTCATCTGTGTTTTTTTTCCCTAATCCTGTTTAACGTGTATTAAATAGTTACAAAGTTTTTTTGCTGTTATACCTctttccccccccccccccccccccccacctctttcccccccccccccccccccacctcTTTCCCCCTCCCAATTGTGTAGCACTTAGGataataattaagtgtataaTAAATAAGCATGTAATAACAGATTCAATTAATTTCAACCGAGAAGAATATGTAACTAAATTCAAATGCAAAAAGTTGAGAAAAATATTAGAAGAGGACACAGTGATTTTTACAATGTTTTAATCAAATTCGATTTACATTCATCTTCTCATGCGTCTCTTAGGGTTTTGATTGAAAAAATTCTTTTACTATTTTCATCCATTAGAGATCAAACTGTTATTTTGCTCCTTTTTTTAGTAAACTCAATCCTTAACACGACTTTAGAACAAATCGTCAAACTTTGAATAATATGCACTCCTCTCTGAACTTGCAACAAATAAtccttctttctaatgggtttcgaatataaaaatcattttttgattgcGAAGAAGCCAAGGCTTGAGGATAAATAGAGTGGATATATAAATTAGAACTCGCGAAGAAGCCAAAATTTGAGGATAAATACAAACATATAGTTTCTTTGTTTTACTCTCATATTTTAATCTGAtcctttaaaaaagaaaaattttaaagagATAAGATGTCTTTCAGGGGTTCTGTCCATCTCCCACTCTTGGTTTCTTTCCATTTTGTAAATTATTGTTGACACATGTAAAAACCTTTATGAATGAATTAAGGTCTTGGTGGGAGATTCATTCATCTCTAAAAGGGGTACATTTTTAAACTCTTAATGATATCAAAGCCATCAAACTCATATTTCTCTATCAAAAAATTATTGGGTTATCTTCTCCTTATTTTCTATCCCCATGCTATCTAagctaaaaaagaaaatttctccTAACCCTCATGTGATCATTTCTCCCTCTTCCTCGTTAAACTATTGCTCTTTTTTTTCAGCAAACTAAATCCTTTCCACATGTTTGAACCCAATCGTCGAAATACTCGAAACTTTAAATAACATACACTAAACTCTCTATATAGAGTATAAATTTGAACTTGCAACAAATAATCCTCATAGTAAAAACTCCCTCAAGACCAAGATGAGATTGAGAGCTTTGAAAAAGAACCACATGGACACCTTTTGCAACTTTGAggattgaaaagaaaataagaaattttgtGTGAATTATAGAGAAAATGGAgagtttatattttataatatataagaAGATGGATGGTGATATCTAAATTTGATTTGGATCATTGgattttgaaaaggaaaaatcaATTGTTGAGATTAAAAGAAGTAAaagtaaatattaaaaattaaccATCACCCACATTTGATTATTAAATATTCAATCACTCATTATTTTAAACTCAATTTTCATCACttattgttaattaattcaATCACCCATCTTTCATTcttaattcaataaaaatcCAATCACCTATCACTCGTTTTAAAATtcgaaaagaaaattatattcACACTtcatacaaaaaataaattttgtagtttttttaagataaataattttttttcttttttcttttaaattaaataaaaattcaatCACCTATGACTCATTTTATAATCAAAGTTAATTTTATTGTTAAACCTCACCCAAATTTAAAATCATCTCTTTAAATTAAAACCAAACAAATTCAAAgttcatataattttaaatttagaaccaattaaaatcaattcatttatttttaaatcaaaccaaatttcaaaatcaattttcttTCTAAGTCATACACTTTTTTTATGAACCCATTTTGATGAATAAGCCAACACGTCAACTCGAATATCTCTCTGTTAATCTAATTTTTAactacactttttttttttttttttttagctctAATTTGTTTGATTCAGAACTTAATATCAATAATTTGGAACTCTACaactattcaaaataataaaactagTAGTAAATAAAATTAGATTTCTTATCAtctaaactaattaattaatttgagataaaaatgcCAACAATATCATTCTATTAAATCTTAGTCCTATAAGTTTGAAAGGTTAAAATTCAGCTTAGGACTAAATTCCAATTTTATTTAGGGTCAGATTTACAATTTCaacagattttttttcttttttttctatagaACTCAGATCATTTCATGCAAGCAAAAACAGCTAAGGGCGCAGTTCTCAGCCCCAGATCGGGCAGTTCTCTCCTCTTTTGATCTGATTCTGTTTGGATTCTTGAAATTTTTTATGATCGATCAACAAATAACTCCACAGAATTCAATTAATTCGTCCACTTAATTTGATAAGTTTTTTGGTCTTCAGCGATTCCTATAGTTTGTTTTGATTTCTCCCTTTTCTACTATAATAGTAAATTCTTTGTAATCTACCTACATTTTGCCTCTTCTTCGAGGTGAGAAGGTAGATTTTGATTTGCGCGTGTATTGAATCTCAGCAACAAACAATGGGAAACTCCTCTTCGATGCTCACTCAATATGATATTGAAGAAGTTCAATGCCACTGCGATAATCTATGtgagtttctttttctttccgaTTTCTGTTCCTTATTCTTTCTTTCCATACTCTTCACTTCTAATTTCTCTCGGTTCTCATTCAATTTGGTTATATAACTCAGTTACGCAACAGGAAATAGTGTCACTGTATCAAAGATTTTGTCAACTCGATCGAAACTCAAAGGGATACATCTTGGCCGATGAGTTTTTATCAGTTCCAGAATTCGCTATGAATCCTCTTTCTCAggttttctttttaaacatTTCTATGATTGTTTTCTTGAAATTGCGTGTACTTTAATCGGCGAATGATAGTTTGTCCTTTCCTTTTTGTGTTCCCCAGAGGCTGCTAAAGATGGTTGATGGTTTGAACTTTAAGGATTTCGTGGCATTTTTGTCTGCATTTAGTGCTAAAGCTAGCATCCAACGTAAAATTGAATGTACGTATAAAATGCATACTTActtgcgattgtttagatccTGTCGATGATACTCGACATTTGATTTGTTTGACGGTGTTCCAAATATTGCCTTTGAAGTTTGGAGcaaattttttgtttatatttccCACTTTTCGTACTTAATTGTACAGAAATGCTATGGAATAATGCTCTTTCCAGTTTCCATTTAAGACGTTTTCTTCCCATAAATATTACATGATCTGCTCCTTGAAATATAGAAACAAATGCCGGTATACTTATGTTCTTGAATTTGATGGTATCGGGAATTTATGAGGTTGAAATGGACAAAAGAACCTCCACCTATCTTTACATTGGTAAGATATTGCCCACTTTGGGCGTAAGCATTTAGAGCTGTGCTTTTGATTTCACCCAGAAGGTTATATTGGTGGAGATTATTGTTCATACTTATGTACACTagatctctttctttcttaaacAACGAAGGACTTTGTTTACGCTCCTAGCAATTACTATCCTATATGTTTGTAGTCTTCTTCTAGAAGTATAGATAGTGAGAAAAggttatatcaaatgggctTCTATAAAGAGTCCTCAAAAATCAACTTATTGTAATTGGCTCAATAAGACCTACATAGATAGAGTAATTTGGTCTTTTTAGTTAGTTGATATATGAAAATCCCAAGAGTCATCTGCATGATTTTAGGCAGcctttctaattttttttttttggatagtGCGAGTATTGGGTCAAAATGTACATTAGTATCTCTTAATAAACTTTCTTAGTCAAATAACATTCTTTATTTGTTGTGAGAGAGGGGTTGAATTCAGTGGTTAATTTCCTTCTGCCTATCAGAAAGATGGCATTGTATCTCCTCTTTTCTTTCTTGTCAATCGTTTTTTTTAGCCACTAACAACATACTCTTTTAACTAAAAATTTGattatctaaaattttaataaatgatATGCTAATATAATAAGCTTTGTTGTCTTGAAAAAGCTGGACTCATCagttattatttgtttttggtTCCATCAGTTATGTTCAAAGTTTACGATG
This region of Cucumis melo cultivar AY chromosome 7, USDA_Cmelo_AY_1.0, whole genome shotgun sequence genomic DNA includes:
- the LOC103494666 gene encoding NADH dehydrogenase [ubiquinone] flavoprotein 2, mitochondrial, whose amino-acid sequence is MLARLAANRLAGIRQSVRQTSRCFSTAFNYHVDSPDNNPDLPWEFSETNKKKIAEILSHYPSNYKQSAVIPLLDLAQQQHGGWLPVSAMNAVAKVVEVAPIRVYEVATFYSMFNRAKVGKYHLLVCGTTPCMIRGSREIEDALLKHLGVKRNEVTKDGLFSVGEMECMGCCVNAPMITVADYSNGSEGYTYNYYEDVTPKRVVEIVEMLRRGEKPPHGTQNPGRIRCGPEGGNTTLLSEPKPPPCRDLDAC
- the LOC103494669 gene encoding uncharacterized protein LOC103494669, yielding MGNSSSMLTQYDIEEVQCHCDNLFTQQEIVSLYQRFCQLDRNSKGYILADEFLSVPEFAMNPLSQRLLKMVDGLNFKDFVAFLSAFSAKASIQRKIEFMFKVYDADLNGKVSFNDMIEVLQDLSGPFMSDDQRKQVLSQLLEEAGYTKEVHLTQDDFVKILGNSDLKMEVEVPVD